The sequence below is a genomic window from Culturomica massiliensis.
GGGCTTCACCGCCTATCAAATCCGGCCAAACTCCGAATGCTAAGACTTTAAAGACAGGGAGTGAGCCCACGGGTGCTAAGGTCCGTGGACGAAAGAGGAAGAACTCAGCCCATCAGCTAAGGCCCCCAATTGTATGCTGAGTTGACATTAAAACGCGGTGGGACTGCTTAGACAGCTAGGATGTTGGCTTGGAAGCAGCCATTCATTTAAAGAGTGCGTAACAGCTCACTAGTCGAGCGGTCCTGCATGGATAATACTCGGGCATAAGCATACAGCCGAAGCTATGGATTCTACGTAACAGTAGAGTGGTAGGAGAGCATTCCGTTCAGCGTCGAAGCAGTATCGTGAGGTATTGTGGAGCGTACGGAAAAGCAAATGTAGGCATAAGTAACGATAATGCGGGTGAGACCCCCGCACGCCGTAAGGTCAAGGATTCCCCGGCAATGTCAATCATCCGGGGGTAAGTCGGGTCCTAAGTCGTAGCCGACAGGTATAGACGATGGCCAACAGGTTAATATTCCTGTACTCATTTATACTGCGATGCAGAGACGTAGCGATGACACTGCTGCCTCCTGACGGAATAGGAGGTTGAAGCCCGTACCCATAGATGCCTGTAGTCAAGTACGCAGGCAGAGGTGAAAGGCGATAGTACCGCAATACTTCGGTAGCGCGGATAATGCAGGTAATTTAACTACCAAGAAAATCTGCTAAGCTTCAGGTATAAATGACCCGTACTGTAAACGGACACACGTGACCGGGTAGAGAATACTCAGGCGCTCGAGATATTCATGGCTAAGGAACTAGGCAAAATAGTCCTGTAACTTCGGGATAAAGGACGCTGGTAGTGATACCAGCCGCAGATAAATGGCCCAGGCGACTGTTTACCAAAAACACATGGCTATGCTAAATCGTAAGATGATGTATATGGCCTGACACCTGCCCGGTGCTGGAAGGTTAAGAGGAGAGCTCAGGAGCAATCCGAAGGTTTGAATTGAAGCCCCAGTAAACGGCGGCCGTAACTATAACGGTCCTAAGGTAGCGAAATTCCTTGTCGGGTAAGTTCCGACCTGCACGAATGGTGTAACGATCTGGGTACTGTCTCAGCCATGATCTCGGTGAAATTGTAGTTCCGGTGAAGATGCCGGATACCCGCAACGGGACGGAAAGACCCCGTGAACCTTTACTGCAGCTTTGCATTGATTTTGGGTAAGTGATGTGTAGGATAGGTCGGAGGCTATGAGACGGGCTCGTCAGGGTTCGTGGAGCCGCCGTTGAAATACGACCCTTTGCTTATCTGAGGTCTAATCCCTTTATAGGGAGACATTGCATGGTGGGTAGTTTGACTGGGGTGGTCGCCTCCAAAAGCGTAACGGAGGCTTCTCAAGGTCCCCTCATGGCGATTGGTAACCGCCAGTAGAGTGCAATGGCATAAGGGTGCTTGACTGTGAGACCCACAAGTCGATCAGGTTGGAAACAAGAGCATAGTGATCCGGTGGTTCCGTATGGAAGGGCCATCGCTCAAAGGATAAAAGGTACTCCGGGGATAACAGGCTGATCGCTCCCAAGAGCTCATATCGACGGAGCGGTTTGGCACCTCGATGTCGGCTCGTCACATCCTGGGGCTGGAGAAGGTCCCAAGGGTTCGGCTGTTCGCCGATTAAAGTGGCACGCGAGCTGGGTTCAGAACGTCGTGAGACAGTTCGGTCCCTATCTGTTGTGGGCGTAGGATATTTGAGGAGATCCTGACACTAGTACGAGAGGACCGTGTTGGACATACCTCTGGTGTATCAGTTGTGACGCCAGTTGCACTGCTGAGTATCTAAGTATGGCCGTGATAAGCGCTGAAAGCATCTAAGCGCGAAGCCGTCTTCAAGATGAAATATCCTTTAAAGGTCGTTATAGACGATAACGTAGATAGGTTGCAGGTGTATGGCCGGTGACGGCAGAGCTGAGCAATACTAATAACCTGAAAGCTTTATAATGTGGATGATATTTTTGTAGATTTCCCGATGTTTGTCAAATTCCTTTTCAGGGATTAACATATTGAACTGATAAAGACATTAAAAGGTGCCTATAGCAAAGGGGATCCACCTCTTCCCATACCGAACAGAGAAGTTAAGCCCTTTCACGCCGATGGTACTGCCCTTAGGGTGGGAGAGTAGGTAGGTGCCGAATTTTGAAAGAAAGAGTCTCAGAGATGAGACTCTTTTTTTTGTAAATAGCCGTAACGCAGTGCAGGCAATTTACTCCCGGGGTCACAGAGATGAGACTCTTTTTTTTGTAAATAGCCGTAACGCAGTGCAGGCAATTTACTCCCGGGGTCACAGAGATGAGACTCTTTTTTTTGTAAATAGCCGTAACGTAGTGCAGGCAATTTACTCCCGGAGTCACAGAAATGAGACTCTTTTTTTGTATATAGTTGTGTGATGTCGTGCAGACAATCGGCACCCCGGGTGTGTCATGAATGCCCCGCCTTTTATATTCCTGCTGATTACGTGGATATTGCGGTAAATTTGATAGTTGTATGATTTTGTTTTTTTGATTTTTTCCGTCTGGCATTTTCTTTACGGCCTGCCTTAATCCGGAGGAGTAATCGTTTATTTCTGTCTGGGATTTCTCAGCGAAATCCGCGTAATTTACGTGATTTGATTTAAAACCGTAGACCGAAAATTACACAGTGAGTCCGTCCCACTGTGTAATTTTTCTAAAATACCCCGCAGAGGTTACAGTTATTTATCGGTAGTAAATCGCTGTACGATCTGAGGGGGCGTATATTATCTGATTTGGCAAATTGGTTTTCTGTGTATTTAGGAGGATTGATTTAATTTAAATTTTAAAATCTGCAATTTCTGTTTTTATTTTTGTATTTTTGCATTATAAATTTAACTACATTCTTGTATAATGTTTTATTCTAAACATTATAATCGTTTTTATTATTAAATAACACGCTATGAATATCTATTTTAGTTTTAAAGAAGTTTTCAGTGCTTTTATCGTATTGTTTGCGGTGATTGATATTTTGGGATCTATTCCGATTATACTGGGCTTAAAAGAACGCAATAAGACAGTACATGCCGGTCAGGCTGCCCTTATCTCGTTTGTTATATTGTTTGCTTTTTTATTTGTCGGAAAGTCTTTGTTGGCTCTTTTTAATGTGGATATATCTTCTTTTGCCGTAGCCGGAGCTCTTGTTATTTTGGTCCTGGCTTGTGAAATGATATTCGGGGTCGAGATTTTTAAAAACGACGGTCCGACGGATTCTGCTACGATTGTACCTTTGGTATTCCCATTGATTGCCGGAGCTGCTTCTTTTACAACGCTGTTGTCTTTACGGGCTGAATACAACATTCTGAATATTATTATTGGTTTGGCGTTGAATATTTTGTTTGTGTATTTTGTGCTGAAGAAGGTGGATTATGTTCAACGGGTTGTCGGTAAGGGAGGCGTATATGTGATGCGTAAATTTTTCGGCATTATTTTGTTGGCGATTGCTGTCCGTCTTTTTACCGCTAATTTGAATGCTTTGTTGAATACATTTAACTAGTCAGAATTTATTGATAAAGTTTACGAAACGATTGGCATAAATAAAGTAGAGGATAATCCAGAGTAAAAAACGGAACATACGTCCGAAGAACATCAGAAATAGGGTCACCGGAGGCTTTGTGTGATAAAATCCCAGGGCTACGTTGGCAACATCTCCGATGACGGGAATCCAGACAATAAGGGCAAGTAAACTGCCATATTTGTCGATTTTCACCTTTTGTCGTTCTAATCTTTCTTCTTTTATGTGAAACCAGCGTTTTATTTTTTCTTTATTGCCGGAACGTCCGATGT
It includes:
- a CDS encoding MarC family protein, which translates into the protein MNIYFSFKEVFSAFIVLFAVIDILGSIPIILGLKERNKTVHAGQAALISFVILFAFLFVGKSLLALFNVDISSFAVAGALVILVLACEMIFGVEIFKNDGPTDSATIVPLVFPLIAGAASFTTLLSLRAEYNILNIIIGLALNILFVYFVLKKVDYVQRVVGKGGVYVMRKFFGIILLAIAVRLFTANLNALLNTFN
- a CDS encoding YqaA family protein; this encodes MGPEIITLTVSEFLSAYGYYGLFIGSFLSALFIPMGADILFVGMLAAGINPWVCLLTATTGNWLGGLVIYYIGRSGNKEKIKRWFHIKEERLERQKVKIDKYGSLLALIVWIPVIGDVANVALGFYHTKPPVTLFLMFFGRMFRFLLWIILYFIYANRFVNFINKF